From the genome of Metarhizium brunneum chromosome 4, complete sequence, one region includes:
- the ywrD_1 gene encoding Glutathione hydrolase-like YwrD proenzyme, producing the protein MPPTSSSVYQNADLFKFPSRRSVVHSTDGIVACTQPLAAKCGLDVLRAGGNAADAAVAVAAGLNMTEPCSTGIGGDMFILFWDASAKQVRAMNGSGRAAAKSTLDAVRKRLNIPDDRPDAEIPKTSALAVTVPGAAAGWVDAVERFGSGNVDLKRVLAPAIELGEKGFPVHEEAAHYWGASEARLRQASPNFAEMLKVDPEAQGVVRAPRAGEVMKNPTLARTFRTLAEEGKKGFYQGRIAEELVAVVQSLGGLLELDDLKHHLDVGSEPVEPISLKFHGQGTGHDGGVELWEHPPNGQGIITLMALGIIQELEKQGKIPTFGPQDFNSAPYLHAIIEALRLGFADGSWFVTDPNVTKVPAQGLISQEYLAERAKLFDATRAVLTHEHGNPPFASPALSSSDTVYFTVTDAQGNAASFINSNYAGFGTSIIPKGCGFTLQNRGSNFSLNPDHPNRIEPRKRPYHTIIPGMVTNLQDGSLHSSFGVMGGFMQPQGHVQVLLGQLVGRLNPQQALDAPRICIGGGLPESGEAIDWTVNVEQGMPEETIEGLKRLGHKVSVVTGTARGLFGRGQIIRHVVDPVDGTRIWSAGSDMRADGAAYPL; encoded by the exons ATGCCGCCCACCAGTTCGTCCGTCTACCAAAACGCCGACTTGTTCAAGTTCCCCTCGCGCCGGAGCGTTGTCCACAGCAccgacggcatcgtcgcctGCACGCAGCCGCTCGCTGCGAAATGCGGCCTCGACGTGCTCCGCGCAGGAGGCAATGCGGCT GATGCCGCTGTCGCAGTTG CTGCCGGCCTCAACATGACGGAGCCGTGCTCAACAGGCATCGGCGGCGACATGTTCATCCTCTTCTGGGACGCATCCGCCAAGCAGGTCAGGGCCATGAACGGCTCCGGCCGCGCAGCCGCCAAGTCgaccctcgacgccgtccgcAAGCGCCTCAACATCCCCGACGACAGGCCCGATGCCGAGATCCCCAAGACCAGCGCCCTGGCCGTCACTGTGCCCGGCGCAGCGGCCGGATGGGTCGATGCCGTCGAAAGGTTTGGCAGCGGCAACGTCGACTTGAAGCGTGTGCTGGCGCCGGCTATTGAGCTCGGCGAGAAGGGGTTCCCTGTGCACGAGGAGGCCGCACACTAT TGGGGTGCTTCCGAAGCTCGCCTCAGGCAAGCATCGCCCAACTTTGCAGAGATGCTCAAGGTCGACCCCGAAGCCCAGGGAGTCGTCCGCGCCCCTCGCGCCGGCGAGGTCATGAAGAACCCAACCTTGGCCAGGACCTTTCGCACTCTggccgaggagggcaagaaggGCTTCTACCAGGGCAGAATCGCAGAGGAGCTCGTCGCCGTTGTCCAGAGTCTGGGCGGGCTGTTGGAGCTCGACGATCTCAAGCACCACCTGGACGTGGGCAGCGAGCCCGTCGAGCCCATCTCTCTCAAGTTCCACGGCCAGGGAAccggccacgacggcggcgTGGAACTCTGGGAGCACCCGCCCAACGGCCAGGGCATCATCACCCTTATGGCCCTGGGCATCATCcaggagctggagaagcaggGCAAAATCCCGACCTTTGGGCCGCAAGACTTCAACTCGGCCCCGTACCTGCACGCCATTATTGAAGCCCTGAGGCTAGGATTCGCAGACGGCAGCTGGTTCGTCACGGACCCCAACGTCACCAAGGTCCCGGCCCAGGGGCTCATCTCGCAGGAATACCTCGCCGAGCGGGCCAAGCTCTTCGATGCCACGAGGGCCGTCCTCACCCACGAGCACGGCAACCCGCCCTTTGCCTCGCCTGCCCTGTCCAGCAGCGACACGGTCTACTTTACCGTCACCGACGCGCAGGGCAACGCCGCGTCCTTCATCAACTCCAACTACGCCGGCTTCGGGACCAGCATCATCCCCAAGGGCTGCGGCTTCACCCTCCAGAACCGCGGGTCCAACTTCTCCCTCAACCCCGACCACCCCAACAGGATAGAGCCCAGAAAGCGGCCGTACCACACAATCATCCCCGGCATGGTGACCAACCTGCAAGACGGCTCGCTGCACTCGTCCTTTGGCGTCATGGGCGGCTTCATGCAGCCCCAGGGCCACGTCCAGGTCCTCCTGGGGCAGCTCGTCGGCCGCCTGAACCCCCAGCAGGCCCTCGACGCCCCGAGGATCTgcatcggcggcgggctcCCCGAGAGCGGCGAGGCCATTGACTGGACCGTCAATGTCGAGCAAGGCATGCCGGAGGAGACCATCGAGGGGCTCAAGAGGCTCGGCCACAAGGTGAGCGTCGTCACCGGCACCGCGAGGGGCTTGTTTGGACGCGGGCAGATTATCCGCCACGTCGTTGACCCGGTCGACGGGACGCGCATCTGGTCTGCGGGCAGCGACATGAgggccgacggcgccgcgtATCCCCTGTAG
- the GRX5 gene encoding Monothiol glutaredoxin-5, with product MFSRSVASSLLRRAARPAVRAPISFRAPISPPTPSQARLLSNATRSAIDKAVASAPVVLFMKGTPETPQCGFSATVIKILGMQGVNPDKFAAFNVLEDAELREGIKEYSDWPTIPQLYVDKEFVGGCDILRTMHTNGELAKFFEDKDVLVMEGDA from the exons ATGTTTTCCCGAAGCGTTGCGTCC AGCTTGCTGCGACGAGCTGCCCGGCCAGCCGTCCGCGCGCCCATCTCCTTCCGAGCGCCCATCTCGCCCCCGACGCCCTCGCAGGCGCGCCTCCTCTCGAACGCGACCCGCTCGGCCATCGACAAGGCGGTCGCGTCGGCGCCCGTGGTGCTCTTCATGAAGGGCACGCCCGAGACGCCCCAGTGCGGCTTCTCCGCCACCGTCATCAAGATCCTCGGCATGCAGGGCGTCAACCCGGACAAGTTTGCCGCCTTCAAcgtcctcgaggacgccGAGCTGCGCGAGGGCATCAAGGAGTACTCGGACTGGCCGACCATTCCGCAGCTCTACGTCGACAAGGAGTTTGTCGGCGGCTGCGACATCCTGCGCACCATGCACACCAAcggcgagctggccaagtttttcgaggacaaggacgtTTTGGTCATGGAGGGCGATGCGTAA